In Marasmius oreades isolate 03SP1 chromosome 1, whole genome shotgun sequence, one DNA window encodes the following:
- a CDS encoding uncharacterized protein (BUSCO:EOG09261EU7) has translation MYNNPSINNNVHHINHSNNNSHAISSPPPQPQRPSQQPQAQKEPITIVGIPSVQIENGRLVVGSSQSSSRRSYTPLKVLGDGSFGTVWLCDWHGTLPPNTPLSPMQCGASARPEWAGKRLVAVKRMKKKWEGGWDECQKLKELESLRAIPFHLNIIPLYDFFLMPTTKELYFVFESMEGNLYHLIKARKGRPFTGGLIASIFYQIVSGLYHIHSHGYFHRDMKPENVLVTTTGLFDYTSISPIAPTNAPLEKDVVATIKLADFGLARETKSKPPYTQYVSTRWYRAPEVLLYSPHYSNPVDMWALGTIMAEVVNLRPLFPGSDQLDQVARICEILGNPSNEYGLDRSKAPIGGGPWPRGIEMAKLQGFEFRRMPPRDIHELFDRSVPLSLVHCIRDLLKYDPDARLTSQQCLRHQYLVESLPRNNIPLPSGVRISASLSHMNGNGTLPSPHPIPPSHSYPATGSHSFQSQIPNNSSTRIPFYPQEHSPHSPSAPYSQHEPVVNQPWANGQTPNGDYPMASEEEHNTMDVYPNRSQQIDPDSSLVDPSEPGHSPSPRKPPRSRFRKHFTIGGMFGGDKSHRPELPPLHEVPAASTSTHSLKRTQSAGSDTRSLKGEATSPVRSEEAKRNKKEAERLQREAEKQRRALVEKTQREQARAVMKKRNVIMQQNTKDILEWEPRLEFADTTSNNKGKLVGTGPVRRDRSHPDSAVGGSTVNAASGRFAPHGSESPGGSTDWRSGERMAKVRRMEFDDDHSVSSSDVHSTGRMSSLSFATIDSDPGPSRIRNRPSLFGLNRMTSTSSLRTSFDDFAPSARSSNSFSLDGQLAHDFRTQASVNTVASPTLPGSVSPPPMQTLSLSPPISPLPQWMQVPPHSETLSSRRGQVPPAISVPQLSVSSTRSASYSPYELPKEANLNGRPTTHGHFNANKPDINPIFKVVSYNWDAEGGLEPDSGKFSQPPLPTPISAGTDESFPTTSLPPFSQLEAVAGGGCDYPPLSPMSFTAPSEASSP, from the exons ATGTACAACAACCCATCCATTAACAACAACGTCCACCACATTAATCACTCAAACAATAACAGTCATGCAATATCAAGTCCTCCACCCCAGCCCCAGCGTCCGTCACAGCAACCACAGGCCCAAAAAGAACCAATTACGATTGTCGGAATCCCCTCAGTTCAAATCGAGAACGGTCGTCTCGTCGTCGGTTCTTCCCAGAGCA GCTCAAGACGATCATACACACCTCTCAAAGTTCTCGGAGATGGATCCTTTGGTACTGTCTGGCTCTGCGATTGGCATGGGACCCTACCCCCCAATACACCGCTTTCACCGATGCAATGTGGAGCTAGCGCGCGGCCAGAGTGGGCTGGGAAGAGGCTCGTAGcagtgaagagaatgaagaagaagtggGAAGGTGGCTGGGATGAGTGTCAAAAGCTCAAGGAACTCGAG TCGCTTCGTGCAATACCCTTTCACCTCAATATAATACCTCTCTACGACTTTTTTCTAATGCCGACCACCAAGGAACTCTATTTTGTCTTTGAATCCATGGAAGGAAATCTCTATCATCTCATCAAGGCGCGAAAAGGTCGTCCATTCACAGGAGGTTTAATTGCCTCCATATTCTATCAGATAGTGTCTGGACTGTACCACATTCATTCTCATGGTTATTTTCACCGTGATATGAAGCCAGAAAACGTTCTAGTCACTACTACCGGACTTTTTGACTACACCTCAATTTCTCCTATTGCTCCGACCAATGCACCTCTAGAGAAGGATGTCGTAGCAACCATCAAGCTCGCCGATTTTGGCTTGGCTCGAGAGACCAAAAGCAAACCTCCATATACTCAATACGTATCCACGAGATGGTATCGCGCTCCCGAAGTCCTACTCTACAGTCCTCATTACTCCAATCCCGTTGACATGTGGGCTCTTGGTACAATAATGGCAGAAGTAGTCAATTTGCGGCCTCTCTTCCCTGGCTCCGACCAGCTAGACCAAGTCGCTCGTATCTGTGAAATACTCGGAAACCCTAGTAATGAATACGGTCTAGATAGGTCAAAGGCTCCGATTGGTGGTGGCCCTTGGCCGAGAGGAATTGAAATGGCAAAACTACAAGGTTTTGAGTTTCGGAGG ATGCCACCTCGAGATATTCACGAACTCTTCGATCGATCGGTACCGTTGTCACTAGTCCATTGTATACGTGACCTGCTCAAATATGATCCCGATGCACGGTTGACTAGCCAGCAGTGTTTACGCCACCAATACTTGGTCGAGTCTTTACCTCGCAACAATATTCCCTTACCCTCTGGGGTTCGCATATCTGCTTCTCTTTCCCATATGAACGGAAATGGCACTTTACCCTCTCCTCACCCCATCCCACCCTCTCATTCCTATCCTGCTACCGGCTCGCATTCCTTCCAGTCACAAATTCCGAACAACTCATCAACCCGCATCCCATTCTACCCACAAGAACACTCCCCTCATTCTCCTTCTGCCCCTTATTCCCAGCACGAACCTGTTGTCAATCAACCCTGGGCCAATGGGCAAACACCCAACGGTGACTATCCTATGGCCAGTGAAGAGGAGCATAACACTATGGATGTCTATCCTAATCGGTCACAACAGATTGATCCTGATTCTTCTCTTGTTGATCCGTCAGAGCCTGGACATTCTCCAAGTCCGAGGAAACCTCCTAGGTCCCGTTTCAGGAAGCACTTCACAATCGGCGGCATGTTTGGTGGAGACAAATCTCATCGCCCCGAATTACCTCCGTTACATGAAGTACCCGCTGCATCAACATCTACTCATTCGTTGAAGCGCACCCAATCTGCAGGGTCGGACACACGTTCTCTGAAAGGGGAAGCAACATCTCCTGTGCGGTCGGAAGAAGCTAAACGGAACAAGAAAGAAGCAGAGCGTTTACAACGCGAGGCTGAGAAGCAACGGCGCGCTCTAGTAGAGAAGACGCAGCGTGAACAGGCTCGTGCTGTCATGAAAAAGCGCAACGTGATCATGCAGCAGAACACGAAGGATATCCTTGAATGGGAGCCTCGGCTAGAGTTTGCTGACACGACTTCGAATAACAAAGGGAAGCTGGTTGGAACTGGTCCAGTACGACGAGACCGAAGTCATCCTGACTCTGCGGTCGGAGGGTCGACGGTAAATGCAGCGTCAGGACGATTTGCGCCTCACGGAAGTGAATCTCCCGGCGGATCAACCGATTGGAGGAGCGGTGAACGAATGGCTAAAGTCAGAAGGATGGAATTCGATGATGACCATTCCGTATCGTCCTCGGACGTGCACAGTACCGGTCGAATGTCCTCCCTGTCGTTCGCAACCATCGATAGTGACCCGGGACCTTCGCGAATAAGGAATAGACCCAGTCTGTTTGGTTTGAATAGGATGACCTCAACGTCTTCATTGCGAACGTCTTTCGATGATTTTGCTCCTTCAGCACGGTCGTCGAATTCGTTCTCCCTCGATGGCCAGCTTGCGCATGATTTCCGTACACAGGCCTCTGTGAATACGGTAGCATCCCCGACGTTACCAGGAAGTGTTTCACCCCCTCCTATGCAAACCCTCTCCTTGTCACCTCCAATATCACCGCTTCCCCAGTGGATGCAAGTACCGCCTCATTCAGAAACACTTTCTTCACGGCGTGGGCAAGTCCCGCCTGCCATAAGTGTTCCGCAGCTTTCCGTTTCCTCTACTCGCAGCGCATCGTATAGTCCATACGAGCTTCCAAAGGAGGCTAACCTCAATGGTCGACCGACGACTCATGGTCATTTCAACGCTAATAAACCCGATATCAATCCGATCTTCAAAGTGGTGAGTTATAACTGGGATGCTGAGGGAGGACTCGAACCTGATTCTGGTAAATTCTCTCAGCCACCACTACCCACCCCCATATCTGCGGGGACCGATGAGTCCTTTCCCACCACATCATTACCGCCATTCTCACAGCTAGAAGCCGTCGCTGGAGGCGGTTGTGATTATCCGCCGCTGTCCCCGATGTCTTTTACAGCACCTTCGGAAGCTTCGTCCCCATAG